The Microbacterium horticulturae genome has a window encoding:
- a CDS encoding helix-turn-helix domain-containing protein, translating to MILVRQEVGEVLRDFRQQKGHTLRQVAGRASVALGYLSEVERGQKEASSEILASVAEALDVPISTIMREVGDRISVLEGLQTFPDVVPDDLVAEVGPELSLR from the coding sequence ATGATCCTGGTTCGACAAGAGGTCGGCGAAGTGCTGCGCGACTTCCGCCAGCAGAAGGGGCATACCCTCCGACAGGTCGCCGGCCGCGCGAGCGTCGCGCTCGGTTACCTCAGTGAGGTCGAGCGTGGTCAGAAGGAGGCCTCGAGCGAGATCCTCGCTTCGGTCGCCGAGGCGCTCGACGTGCCGATTTCGACCATCATGCGCGAGGTCGGCGATCGTATCTCCGTGCTCGAGGGGTTGCAGACCTTCCCCGACGTCGTCCCCGACGACCTCGTGGCCGAGGTCGGCCCCGAGCTGTCGTTGCGCTGA
- a CDS encoding CinA family protein, which produces MTALPEAEEVLRRLGERGWSIGVAESLTGGLLVASLVDVPGASAHVRGGVVAYATDLKHTILGVDAALLAAHGAVHPEVARQMAAGVRTVTGREGVGADVGVATTGVAGPDAQDGQPVGTVHIGVSTPEGTRAVTLTLDGGRDEIRRATVRHALRALVDAL; this is translated from the coding sequence ATGACGGCTCTGCCAGAGGCCGAAGAGGTTCTGCGGCGACTGGGGGAGCGCGGATGGTCGATCGGCGTCGCCGAGTCGCTCACCGGGGGACTGCTGGTCGCGTCGCTCGTCGACGTGCCCGGGGCCTCAGCGCACGTGCGCGGCGGCGTCGTCGCATACGCCACAGATCTGAAGCACACGATCTTGGGGGTGGATGCCGCGCTCCTGGCCGCACACGGCGCGGTGCATCCGGAGGTCGCACGGCAGATGGCCGCTGGGGTGCGCACCGTCACCGGGCGCGAGGGCGTCGGTGCCGACGTCGGTGTGGCCACCACCGGGGTCGCCGGGCCGGACGCCCAGGACGGACAACCGGTCGGCACGGTGCACATCGGCGTGTCGACGCCGGAGGGCACGCGGGCCGTGACTCTCACGCTCGACGGCGGTCGGGACGAGATCCGCCGCGCGACCGTCCGGCACGCGCTGCGGGCACTCGTCGACGCACTCTGA
- the recA gene encoding recombinase RecA has product MPTPQDREKALESALAQIDRQFGKGSVMRLGSDERAPVEVIPTGSIALDVALGVGGLPRGRIVEIYGPESSGKTTLTLHAIANVQKAGGIAAFVDAEHALDPDYAKKLGVDIDELLVSQPDTGEQALEIADMLIRSGAIDLVVIDSVAALVPRAEIEGEMGDSHVGLQARLMSQALRKLTGGLNQTKTTAIFINQLREKIGVFFGSPETTAGGKALKFYASVRLDIRRIETLKDGTDAVGNRTRVKVVKNKMAPPFKQAEFDILYGIGISREGSLIDFGVEQGIVKKSGSWYTYEGDQLGQGKENARNFLIKNEDVAAEIEGKIKTKLGIGVPKAVETPVEDELAERRPA; this is encoded by the coding sequence ATGCCCACACCTCAAGACCGCGAGAAGGCCCTCGAATCGGCTCTTGCGCAGATCGACCGGCAGTTCGGAAAGGGCTCGGTCATGCGGCTGGGCAGCGACGAGCGCGCTCCCGTCGAAGTGATCCCCACCGGGTCGATCGCTCTCGACGTGGCCCTCGGCGTAGGAGGACTGCCCCGCGGGCGCATCGTCGAGATCTACGGCCCGGAGTCGTCGGGTAAGACCACGCTCACGCTGCACGCGATCGCCAACGTGCAGAAGGCCGGAGGGATCGCGGCGTTCGTCGACGCCGAGCACGCCCTCGACCCCGACTATGCGAAGAAGCTCGGCGTCGACATCGACGAGCTGCTCGTGTCGCAGCCCGACACCGGTGAGCAGGCGCTCGAGATCGCCGACATGCTGATCCGCTCGGGCGCCATCGACCTCGTCGTCATCGACTCGGTGGCGGCCCTCGTGCCCCGCGCTGAGATCGAGGGCGAGATGGGCGACTCGCACGTCGGCCTGCAGGCGCGCCTGATGTCACAGGCGCTGCGCAAGCTCACCGGCGGACTGAACCAGACGAAGACGACCGCGATCTTCATCAACCAGCTTCGCGAGAAGATCGGCGTGTTCTTCGGCTCACCCGAGACCACCGCGGGCGGCAAGGCGCTGAAGTTCTACGCGTCCGTGCGCCTCGACATCCGTCGCATCGAGACGCTGAAAGACGGGACGGACGCTGTCGGAAACCGCACGCGCGTGAAGGTCGTCAAGAACAAGATGGCCCCGCCGTTCAAGCAGGCGGAGTTCGACATCTTGTATGGCATCGGCATCTCGCGAGAAGGCAGTCTCATCGACTTCGGCGTCGAGCAGGGCATCGTCAAGAAGTCTGGCTCGTGGTACACGTACGAAGGCGACCAGCTCGGGCAGGGTAAGGAGAACGCCCGCAACTTCCTCATCAAGAACGAGGATGTCGCAGCCGAGATCGAAGGCAAGATCAAGACGAAGCTCGGTATCGGCGTGCCCAAGGCCGTTGAGACGCCTGTCGAAGACGAGCTGGCCGAGCGGCGCCCGGCCTGA
- a CDS encoding 1-phosphofructokinase family hexose kinase, with product MSDDARPHAPILTVTVNPALDVTTSTERVVPEHKLRCGGTRLDPGGGGVNVSRAIRNLGGITTTLYTAGGPTGQAYRQLLEAEGLPARVIPIAGSTRESFTVDEDSTGQQFRFVLQGPELAEREWQAVLNAVDQDLPEGGYIVASGSLPPGVPDDFYARVARLASRRGAHAIIDASGPSLRAALDEHVHVVAPSRRELAELVDADISDLDTQIHAAQQLIADGRSAYVALTLGGAGAVLVSQDEVLQLPAAPVTVRSTVGAGDAFLAGMVLRLAQGRGGAEAFRTAMACGAATAALPGTALGDAATVARLEEVLAAA from the coding sequence ATGTCCGACGATGCACGCCCCCACGCCCCCATCCTCACGGTCACCGTGAATCCTGCGCTCGACGTCACGACGTCAACAGAGCGCGTCGTTCCCGAGCACAAGCTGCGGTGCGGTGGCACACGGTTGGATCCCGGCGGCGGGGGTGTCAACGTCTCTCGTGCCATCCGGAACCTCGGCGGCATCACGACGACGCTGTACACGGCCGGCGGGCCCACCGGCCAGGCCTACCGGCAGCTGCTCGAAGCCGAAGGGCTCCCCGCTCGGGTGATCCCGATCGCCGGAAGCACCCGCGAGAGCTTCACCGTGGATGAGGACTCAACCGGGCAGCAGTTCCGCTTCGTGCTGCAGGGTCCTGAACTCGCCGAGCGCGAATGGCAGGCGGTCTTGAACGCCGTGGACCAGGACCTGCCAGAGGGCGGCTACATCGTTGCCAGCGGCAGTCTGCCGCCGGGGGTGCCCGATGACTTCTACGCCCGTGTCGCACGGCTCGCCTCCCGGCGCGGCGCCCACGCGATCATCGACGCGTCGGGACCCTCGCTGCGCGCCGCGCTCGACGAGCACGTGCATGTGGTCGCCCCCAGCAGGCGAGAGCTCGCCGAGCTCGTCGACGCCGACATTTCCGACCTCGACACGCAGATCCACGCGGCGCAGCAACTCATCGCCGACGGGCGCAGCGCCTACGTCGCCCTCACCCTGGGCGGGGCCGGTGCCGTGCTGGTCTCGCAAGACGAGGTACTCCAGCTACCGGCGGCGCCGGTCACCGTGCGCAGCACCGTGGGCGCCGGCGATGCCTTTCTCGCGGGGATGGTCCTGCGGCTGGCGCAGGGACGCGGCGGAGCGGAAGCCTTTCGCACCGCGATGGCGTGCGGCGCGGCCACCGCTGCGTTGCCGGGCACCGCGCTCGGCGACGCAGCCACCGTCGCACGCCTTGAGGAGGTGCTCGCCGCCGCGTGA
- a CDS encoding regulatory protein RecX, with translation MAADNGGDDTLAPVIPLFGATDADSSADPRAKRVETTPQWRTTWDDDDLHDDLSSMADEVDECTQIEREIAERNLTRKLRTRQLSVSEARSVVAERDLDETMIEAVLHDFVRRGYLDDRALAEQLVRAGVERKGQGRTVIAQSLAKRKIPREIVDAALAALPDDDAERALEFARQKARSMRGLEHDVALRRLIGQLARRGYGAAAMDAARQALDELAQ, from the coding sequence GTGGCTGCGGACAACGGGGGCGACGACACGCTCGCCCCCGTCATCCCGCTCTTCGGGGCGACCGATGCCGACTCGTCGGCCGACCCACGAGCGAAGCGAGTCGAAACGACACCACAGTGGCGAACGACGTGGGACGACGACGACCTCCACGACGATCTCTCGAGCATGGCCGACGAGGTCGATGAATGCACGCAGATCGAGCGTGAGATCGCCGAACGCAACCTCACCCGCAAGCTGCGCACGCGTCAGCTGTCGGTGTCGGAGGCTAGAAGCGTCGTCGCCGAGCGCGACCTCGACGAGACGATGATCGAGGCAGTGCTGCACGACTTCGTGCGTCGGGGCTACCTCGACGACCGCGCGCTGGCCGAACAGCTGGTGCGGGCGGGGGTGGAACGCAAGGGCCAGGGACGCACGGTGATAGCGCAGTCGTTGGCCAAGCGGAAGATCCCGCGTGAGATCGTCGACGCGGCACTGGCCGCCCTGCCCGATGACGACGCCGAGCGGGCTCTCGAGTTCGCACGGCAGAAGGCGCGTTCCATGCGCGGACTCGAACACGACGTGGCACTGCGTCGTCTCATCGGGCAGCTCGCGCGCCGGGGCTACGGCGCTGCGGCGATGGATGCCGCGCGTCAGGCGCTGGACGAACTCGCACAGTGA
- a CDS encoding DUF5067 domain-containing protein, with translation MTATPPAPEFTAPGPAPKKKPHVLSIIALIVAVIGFIFACVPGALIVGWILLPIAFVLSLVALFLKGSKWPAITGLLLAIVGTIVGFVVFFALVANAATEAFGTETTSSQSSTGSGTEEAATAAKEDTESDYTVTIDDATQAKDYEGKPVLVVDFTFTNNSDEAANFMFAVSTKAFQDGVELDDAILTDDAYDSSSATRDIKPGKSIPVQWAYNLDGKNDVTIEVSDLLSFDDAPTVTKTFTVK, from the coding sequence ATGACCGCCACCCCTCCTGCACCGGAGTTCACCGCGCCGGGACCGGCACCGAAGAAGAAGCCGCACGTGCTCAGCATCATCGCGCTGATAGTCGCCGTCATCGGATTCATCTTTGCGTGCGTTCCTGGCGCTCTCATCGTCGGCTGGATCCTGCTGCCTATCGCCTTTGTGCTCTCGCTCGTTGCGCTTTTCCTCAAGGGAAGCAAGTGGCCGGCGATTACTGGCCTCTTGCTTGCGATTGTTGGGACGATCGTCGGGTTTGTCGTATTCTTCGCGCTCGTCGCCAACGCGGCTACAGAAGCGTTCGGGACCGAGACCACCAGTTCCCAGTCATCCACAGGCTCCGGCACCGAAGAAGCCGCCACGGCGGCGAAGGAAGACACGGAGAGCGACTACACAGTGACCATAGATGACGCCACTCAGGCGAAGGACTACGAGGGCAAGCCGGTCCTCGTGGTCGATTTCACCTTCACGAATAACAGTGATGAGGCTGCGAACTTCATGTTCGCCGTGTCGACGAAGGCGTTCCAGGACGGTGTGGAGCTGGACGACGCGATCCTCACGGACGATGCATATGACTCTTCGAGCGCGACGAGGGACATCAAGCCAGGCAAATCGATCCCCGTGCAGTGGGCATACAACCTTGATGGAAAGAACGACGTCACGATTGAGGTGTCGGATCTTCTGAGCTTCGACGACGCTCCGACGGTCACGAAGACCTTCACCGTCAAGTAG
- a CDS encoding DUF3046 domain-containing protein: protein MRRSEFQRAVAGEFGSRGAALIADLSLPSLGGRTATEAMDAGIPPRDVWFALCEEMDVPDSHRHGVGRLEPRR, encoded by the coding sequence GTGCGGCGCAGCGAGTTCCAGCGCGCGGTCGCCGGCGAGTTCGGCTCGCGAGGCGCGGCATTGATCGCGGATCTGTCCCTGCCGTCGTTGGGCGGACGTACGGCGACTGAGGCGATGGATGCCGGCATTCCGCCGCGCGACGTCTGGTTTGCGCTCTGCGAAGAGATGGATGTGCCCGACTCGCACCGTCATGGTGTGGGACGCCTCGAACCGCGTCGCTGA